In Procambarus clarkii isolate CNS0578487 chromosome 89, FALCON_Pclarkii_2.0, whole genome shotgun sequence, the DNA window ccgcaaggcagcggaggtttaaaatcaaggTTTTCCTTCCccgagatgggctgccttcccaggctaacgagtcccatctacccggagcagctggttttaaggcgccagaggcacgccctcgaccCTTCTCCtgacggtaaaagcagttccgccggacttaaagactaagccacccgtgcaggccaggagttggacttggttgtcagaggctattggagacgcatgccgtataagagcattttataggtcatgggagctcgtcccccattaccaccccctggctatgacaaccccttgtgaGTATAAATGTGAGAGTATAAAGGTACAGTATTCCTGTACCGCATGGGTGAAAGTATAAAGTGTTGGAGTACTGTTCAAGACCAGTGTGGGGGGACGAGGCTTTCCTCACTCGCTCGATGACTGCAGTGTAGCCAGGCGTCTCTCAGTGCTCCACTAGGGGGAGGGAGTGATGGAGAGAACGGGAGAGTTAGAAAGGAGAGAGTGAGGAAATGAGGAAGCAAGTGAGGGAATGAGGGAGCGAGTGAGTGAAAGAGCAAGTGTCATAATGCTTGTCAATATTTAATGAATGATCAAATTAATGTATACCAATACTCGAAAGGCAGGTGGCCCTCGTCGCGAAGGGCCACCTTTCATCGCCAGAGTAAAAGTTGTTTACGTTTAATACCTGGAGATCTGGGGAAACTAGCGAGAGTGGCGAGTAGAGCAGGAACATGTGCTGGTAACCGCTGTTCCTTAGAAATTATCACCATGGCGGTTAATGTTTCATTTAAGCGGAGGTTCTTACTGCCCGAAATAACCTTAGTCATCCTTCTCTGTATTCACTACAGAGAattcaattacagcccttttatcGTATGGTGTTCAAAACTTTACTGAAGATACGCTCTTAATCTTTCTTCACCCCATCACTAAACCTTACGCTAGGCTTCACGGTTAATTATGACATCGGTACTTGCCCCATCAGTTACATTCATGAATGGTTTACTATAGTCTGCTGGAATAGAGTTTTCCCTGAAGACTACACTTAAGTCACAAAGCATTACTTAAGGCTGCGTTTCTAGTGCCAGCAATAAACATCTTAATACTATCTCCACTCCACGAAAAATGTCTGCTGTTCCACCACAAGCAATGGTTCTCAAATGTATTTAACAGCAATAATATCCCAGCTGGCACAACATGCTAGAGTAACAATTATTCAACATAGGATCAATGTTGCTTTCTTGTTATAACAAAGTTTGCAAAGACCAACTTTGTCGCctggacgagcctagcctgaggacaggttcgcAGGTGGTCCTCCTCTCGGTCTTAAAAGCCCTTTGTTGAACGGGCAGAAATACCTGTGTTAAATTAGGTTTAATCGGTTTCATTGATAAAACTGATTAACATTTGATAATGTATCACAGCTTTTAATCGAGATATTTATGTTTAAAACATTAAAGAAATTTATTTTATTTGCTCATATGAAACTAAGTTATTTTAGCTTTCACAATGGTTCTTGCATGGGGAACCTTGTTAGTAaattcatatttaatatataactaaCTAAAAATAATACACCAATATTTATACACCTAATTTATTTCCTGGtaattgttttcttatatttCGATTCATACTTGATCCCAGAAATTAATTTAAGTGCAGTTGGCTTCATTCTTAGGgcttctgggttcgattccccagGACGGTCACtactgcctctgttcacctagcagtaaataggtatccgggaGTTGGGCAACTGCTGTGGAGTTGCATCCAGAGGCAAGTCAAGCCTTGATACAAGCCTAGTTATTATAATatgcaaaaaaatatttttactttGGTTTGCCCTTCATTATTTAAAGAAAACTAAAATGTGTTCTGTAAGGGCAAGTATTACATAAAATTACAGTTTTCTTCTATTGCGTGTAGGGCTAACTAAAGTAATCTGTGCCAAAATATGCTGACCAAACTGCTTACTGTTGATATAAGAACAAAATTTTGGTATTATAACTAATTCGTTGGATACAGTGCGAGATACACCTGAGCGCTAGAGTATAACCGCTTTTATTAAGATGTACCTTGTACGAATAATCATTTGTGCATTTTTATTAAAATAGAATGAAGCTGACATTCAATTTAATAAACAGACTACGCCGCCATGACCTCGCTAAGAAACTCTTACGTGTACACTAAAGTACCTGATGAATCATGAGCCTGATTCACCTTAGGTTTACAACGCTATAtgataaattatataaaataaaaaatgccTAAGATGTAGGATCCTAAGAGTTTCACTCCTTACTCTGTTTCGTAAACAAAAATAACATTTGATCTAACTTTCAGTGCCTACACATCCTCCTGCTGACGGCGCTGACGGCGACGTCGGTAGTCCAAGGGGACAAACTTCCCAGCGGAGGACAACATGATGGAAGGCACAGCAGTGGCAACAGACCTGGACACAATTCACAGACGCCGTCACAGAACTACGGACTTCCCCAGCAGGGTTCCTCCTCTGGGACCCACCGGCAGGGTACCCGTGGGTCAGGCTCGGCGGAGGCGCCATCCAGCTCATACAGCTCGAGCACCTTCCGTGCTGGAGATGACGCCCTGAGCCCTCCCAGTCAGTCTTATGATTTGCCTCAGACCCCATCTCCGGCTAGCCAGATCTACGGCGCCCCTTCGCACACTCAGATCCCACAATCGATTAGTCAGACATATGGGCCACCCCAGACAGGCACACAGACCCAGACAGTAAGTCAGACCTATGGTACACCCCAAAAGACACAGACTCCTTCCCATACATATGGAGCCCCCCAGTCGTCCGGCGGTAATCAGGTGAGTAACTTGTCAACTGATACGTACCCTTACGGCACCATAACGCAATATTCACCATTCCGCTAATTATTTTGAGTTTTCGCCAAAAGATTCATAATTAGATGCAGATAAAAATGTTATCTGTATAGCTGTACTAACTTGCTTGTGACTAGTTCAGTATTGACTTTCCTGCAATTTATGACCTTCTTTATTAGGGTGACGCTGTTTACATCCAACAGTTTCTTGGTGGCTCGCCAATATCCTCTTGGTGGCTCGCCAATATCCTCTTGGTGGCTCGCCAATATCCTCTTGGTGGCTCGCCAATATCCTCTTGGTGGCTCGCCAATATTTTCACCAAGGAGCCGTCGAGAGCCTCCTATACTGTTAATTAATATGCTCGGAATGACCCCCAACTTCACccttccaacccgtcctcatacggagtgagaatagcttgagctacctcatccctttgtgaatgtttatacctcaataaacttatttgaattTGAACCCGTCCTCTCGCCCAATACGCTGGCCACATTTTTTTTAACCGACTTTACCGGTTGGCAACGCGCGACGTATTAGTATAGAGTAAAACACAGTAATACTGGAATTTTCCGTGCATCAACTTCAATAGGCTATAGGCAGCTTGCTTGTTTTCGTCGATTTAAGGCTAAGCAAATCAGTTGCACTATTTTTGCGTTTATTCAAAACGAGCCCCTCAAACCGCCTAGTTAGTACTAAAGTATATTTAAAGTAGTAATATATATGTATCGTTAATaatatttatctctctctctcttatcaatCAGAATTACGAAGCGCCCCTTCAGACCTTAGGAGCGCCACAACAGCCCTCGCAAACTTTCGGAACACGGCTGGAGCCTCGAAAGTCTTACGGAGCACCCCAGCAGCCGTCACAGTCTTACGGAGCACCTAAGCAGCCATCACAGTCTTACGGAGCACCCCAGCAGCCGTCACAGTCTTTCGGAGCACCCCAGCAATCGTCACAGTCTTTCGGAACACCCCAGCAGCCGTCACAGTCTTTCGGAACACCCCAGCAGCCGTCACAGTCTTACGGAGCACCAAAGCAGCCGTCACAGTCTTACGGAGCACCCCAGCAATCGTCACAGTCTTTCGGAGCACCCCAGCAATCGCCACAGTCTTCCGGAGCACCCCAGCAGCCGTCACAGTCTTACGGAGCACCCCAGCAGCCGTCACAGTCTTACGGAGCACCCCAGCAATCGTCACAGTCTTTCGGAGCACCAAAGCAGCCGTCACAGTCTTACGGAGCACCCCAGCAACCGTCACAATCTTACGGAGCACCCCAGCAACCGTCACAGTCTTACGGAGCACCCCAGCAATCGTCACAGTCTTTCGGAAGACCCCAGCAGCCGTCACAGTCTTACGGAGCACCCCAACAACCGTCACAGTCTTACGGAGCACCCCAGCAGCCGTCACAGTCTTACGGAGCTAAACAACGAGAGCTTCAGGTGCCTTCTCAAGGTTATGTGGGCCCACAACCACAAGCATCTTCCCAGGGTTACAGAACCCCGCAACAAAACCTACAGACGCCCTCACAATCTTCCGGTCCAGCACAGAAACCCTCACAGAACTATGGACCACCTCGGCAACAGCTGCAGAAGCCTCCACGGAGCTATGGAACACCACAGAAACCTTCTCAATCATATTCATCTCCCAAACAAACCCAACAGAAACCATCGCAGGAGTATACGCCTCCACAACAGAATCAAAATACAGGTTACGGAGGTCAACAGAACAACGGAGGGGTCTACGGTAATGGAGAACACATGAAGGTATTAACTGACACAGTAAAACTactaatttatatttattaatcAGTAACTATATGCTTTAAGTAAATTGAACAAAATGTATAGCCATCAAGGAATAAGTGGAGGAGATTTAACCGACATTCTAATGACCTATCGATGACATCCATTACCACAATGTTAAATTGACTTaaggcattattattattagtatggtGCTAACCATTTCTAGAAACCATTTCACCCCATAAACCAGCATTAGTTTAATTCAGTGTGGCCCCAGGGCGCTCACCCCGAAAGCACATTGGTAGAGTAACGCTTCGACGATATTACAGCGTAAATATATAGTTTTTCTGccctctctctggctctgcctctctcATTTGATAGATGTATATCGTCTGTTTCATCTCGCCTCTGATATAATTAATCAAGCTGACTAATGAAGTGTTTCAGGGGATGCCGTACGGGTTCGACTACGCTGTCAACGACAGGTACTCTGGAGTAGACTTCTCGCAGAAGGAGTCCTCGGACGGTGACGTGGTCACGGGCGAGTACAGGGTCCAGCTGCCAGACGGACGCCTCCAGATTGTCACCTACACCGCCGATCATCACAACGGCTATGTGGCTAACGTCAGGTGAGTGTAAGAACATCTGTATTCCTTTCCTGCGTCGAGCGTCAGAACCTCTAccctggggggtagaaatagcctaaggtactctatccctttgagatgtatttctttcttatctcaataaacatacttgaacttgaacctctACATGACGAACTGTACAAATAATACTACGACCCATCTTACCCTACGCAAGGTTTTCAACATTGTTCAGTTTAAGATAATTATAAAGTGTGAATACTGAATCACTAACATCAGAAAACGCGATTTTTGCATAAACAAGCGAAGCCAAGACTGTTTGGGTTTCTTGGTCCGCGGTTCCGAGACCTACACAGTCCTGGTGGATGGAATGTTTATGTCaacggattgattgattgatgaagattaagccacccaagaggtggcacgggcatgaatagccctgaatttccacggaagtgtggatggcaATTTATAGGCTAACATTTACAAAAGATACGGAAATATTGCGTTTTATGAATTCGAAAGGTCTTTGTAGACCATTTTTGTACTAGTGTCACCTCATCTAAAACGCGGTACAGGTTAGGTATCCATACTACAAAACGGATGTATATTCTCATTATTAAAATAGAAATTAACTTTTGGTATAaacctgggcttgtgatcctgtggtcttgggttcgatcccaggcgccggcgagaaacaatgggcagagtttctttcaccctatgcccctgttacctagca includes these proteins:
- the LOC123773388 gene encoding pro-resilin, with amino-acid sequence MSPAPACVFTVMRTKCLHILLLTALTATSVVQGDKLPSGGQHDGRHSSGNRPGHNSQTPSQNYGLPQQGSSSGTHRQGTRGSGSAEAPSSSYSSSTFRAGDDALSPPSQSYDLPQTPSPASQIYGAPSHTQIPQSISQTYGPPQTGTQTQTVSQTYGTPQKTQTPSHTYGAPQSSGGNQNYEAPLQTLGAPQQPSQTFGTRLEPRKSYGAPQQPSQSYGAPKQPSQSYGAPQQPSQSFGAPQQSSQSFGTPQQPSQSFGTPQQPSQSYGAPKQPSQSYGAPQQSSQSFGAPQQSPQSSGAPQQPSQSYGAPQQPSQSYGAPQQSSQSFGAPKQPSQSYGAPQQPSQSYGAPQQPSQSYGAPQQSSQSFGRPQQPSQSYGAPQQPSQSYGAPQQPSQSYGAKQRELQVPSQGYVGPQPQASSQGYRTPQQNLQTPSQSSGPAQKPSQNYGPPRQQLQKPPRSYGTPQKPSQSYSSPKQTQQKPSQEYTPPQQNQNTGYGGQQNNGGVYGNGEHMKGMPYGFDYAVNDRYSGVDFSQKESSDGDVVTGEYRVQLPDGRLQIVTYTADHHNGYVANVRYEGEAQYPKGNANGGNGYGRQQNNGDGSGYGREQSNGGGSGYSGQQSNGGGSGYSGQQSNGGGSGYSGQQSNGGGSGYSEQSNGGGSGQQSNGGGSGYSGQQSNGGGSGYSGQQSNGGGSGYSGQQSNGGGSGYSGQQSNGGGSGYSGQQSNGGGSGYSGQQSNGGGSGYSGQQSKVSDNTSGIQDDPRYSSSYSTN